The sequence below is a genomic window from Paenibacillus sp..
CTGGCGACGGGCATCGAAGTGAAGTACAGGGGGTTAGAGAATTACAAATTTATCTTGTTCACGGACGGGAGCGTGTTTTACGACAATTTGATCCCGTTCCTGCAGCAGGCGTTATTTATGATCCCTATCATTCTCGTGTTTTCTTTGCTTGTCGCGATCATGCTGAACCGCAAGTTCGCCGGGCGATTGTTTTTCCGGGTCGTCTTTTTTCTGCCCGTCATCTTTACGACCGGCGAAGTCATCTATGAATTCATTAGCCAAGGCGAAGGCAGCGTTGGGTTTCTGGAAAGGTATAACATCGCCTCGTATATTCACGACATCTTTCCGGGCGAATGGGCGAGCTCGATTATGGCGGTCATGAATTCGATCGTGCTTGTTTTATGGTATTCCGGGGTGCAAATTCTATTGTTCCTAGCGGGCAGGCAGACGATTTCAAATTCCGTCTACGAGGCGGCCCGCATCGACGGAGCGACGCCTTGGGAGACGTTCTGGAAAATTACACTGCCGGGGATGATCCCGTTTATCCTGTTGAACGCGATCTATACGATCGTCGACTTGTTTACGTTCCCGACGAATCCCGTGATCAGCAGGGTGACGACGGAGGATTACGGAACGTCCAGCGCCCTCGCTTGGGTGTATTTCGGCGTCATCTTCCTTTTCCTGCTCGCCATGTATTTCATTTTTGCGCGCATGACCAAAACCTACAGGGAAGCTGCGTAACTAGAGGAGGAATCCGTTTCATGCTAAAGCCATGGATCGTCAATAAGGGGAAACGGGAGAAGCTGCCCTTGATTCGGGCTCCCCTACACAATTTGAAGAAAACGGTTCTGGGGTTGGAAGCGGACAGCGGGCTGCTGTTCAAATGCTTCCTGTACGTCGTGTTGATCGACACGGCGTACATCTATCTGAATCCGCTTCTGTACATGATTACGACGATGGTGAAAAATGCGGCGGATTTGATGGATCCCGCGGTGAACTGGATTCCGCGAACGATTTACGTAGGTGTGCTGCAGGAGGCATGGGAAAAACTCGATTATCCAAAGGCGTTCGTTACGAGCCTAACGATCTCGGGAACGATCGCCGTGCTGCAAACCGTCTCCTGCGCGGTAGCGGGCTATGCGTTCGCAAGGCTGAATGTACCGCTCAAAAATTTTTGGTTTTTCTGTTTGCTGCTTACGTTCATCGTTCCCCCGCAATTGACGGTGCTGCCGAAAATTTTGGCCGCCAGCCAGTTCGGACTCTTCGGCACGGCGCTTCCGTTCGTGCTGCCCGCGGCGTTCGGGTTAGGGCTTAAAGGGGCGCTGTTCGTCATCATTTATCGGCAATTTTTCTCGACGCAGCCGAAGGAGCTGGAGGAGGCGGCGAAGATGGATGGAGCGGGGGCGTTCAAGGTGTTCTACAAAGTAATGCTGCCCTTGGCGAAACCGGCCATTATCGTCGTGTTCTTGTTCTCCTTCGTTTGGAATTGGAACGATTCCTACAACCCTTCGGTGTTTATGCGCGGAGCCGAGCATCTGCCCTTGTCGGTCGGCATTACGCGCATGAACGAAGCGCTCGCCGCCGAGGCCGAGATGTTCGGGCCTTCGCTTTACCAAGATCCGCTAAAGATGGCGACGGCGTTTCTAATCATTTTGCCGACGCTGCTGATTTACATTTTTGCGCAGCGTTGGTTCGTCGAGTCGGTCGACCGCACCGGACTAGTGGAATAGCGGCATGGAAAGAGATGGGGGAACGGAGCGAAGGGATAGACGACCGAAAGTGGCTGCGGCTTATGAAGGGGCGGATCTGATCTTGTTACTGGCGATGCGGCCAAGGAACAATTAGCGG
It includes:
- a CDS encoding sugar ABC transporter permease is translated as MRRFPRLSAETISRVEGGLFLAPWILGFLLFMAFPILYSFYMSFHQVRVLATGIEVKYRGLENYKFILFTDGSVFYDNLIPFLQQALFMIPIILVFSLLVAIMLNRKFAGRLFFRVVFFLPVIFTTGEVIYEFISQGEGSVGFLERYNIASYIHDIFPGEWASSIMAVMNSIVLVLWYSGVQILLFLAGRQTISNSVYEAARIDGATPWETFWKITLPGMIPFILLNAIYTIVDLFTFPTNPVISRVTTEDYGTSSALAWVYFGVIFLFLLAMYFIFARMTKTYREAA
- a CDS encoding carbohydrate ABC transporter permease — its product is MLKPWIVNKGKREKLPLIRAPLHNLKKTVLGLEADSGLLFKCFLYVVLIDTAYIYLNPLLYMITTMVKNAADLMDPAVNWIPRTIYVGVLQEAWEKLDYPKAFVTSLTISGTIAVLQTVSCAVAGYAFARLNVPLKNFWFFCLLLTFIVPPQLTVLPKILAASQFGLFGTALPFVLPAAFGLGLKGALFVIIYRQFFSTQPKELEEAAKMDGAGAFKVFYKVMLPLAKPAIIVVFLFSFVWNWNDSYNPSVFMRGAEHLPLSVGITRMNEALAAEAEMFGPSLYQDPLKMATAFLIILPTLLIYIFAQRWFVESVDRTGLVE